The segment CATTCTATTGTTGCAGAGAATGTCTGAGTATGACATCTTTCAGGGAAATAGTCAATCTCAAGCTAGACATGATGAGATCGATCGACGTGATGAAAGCAAGTTCCTGAAGTGAGAAGTTCAGGCTAACGTATCTAATTTATTCATTTATTCATAAACTGAACAAAAGTGCATGTTGTCCTTGACATCGATATGATCAGGGCAATCATTCTGCTTTTTTAGATCTAATAATGCTTTTATTTTTGATATCAAAAAGTCTGATGTTATGTGTAATTCCATTACAGCCATGGGTACTGTGATCAATAAAAAAACTTTATGCACTCAACGGGCATAATCAGCAACAATAAGTTACTTTTAGTATAATAATACAAAAATGAATTGTGCGATGGTGATAGGGATTTTCTATCTAATCGCACATTTAATTTTCATCTTTAAAGTTATTGGTCACATCCACTTAGAATTTTTTAGGTGGTCTGTGGCTCTGGAAGCATTCCCTGCAGTATACCGGTCTGTTTGGGTCCGGTACGAAAGG is part of the Methanococcoides orientis genome and harbors:
- a CDS encoding CxxC-x17-CxxC domain-containing protein, with the protein product MENRGFNNGPRDMHKAKCADCGQETEVPFVPDPNRPVYCRECFQSHRPPKKF